A section of the Streptomyces sp. NBC_00178 genome encodes:
- a CDS encoding transglycosylase SLT domain-containing protein — protein MRRFSVAGLCAAGAAAAAVTLVPSPAQASEPVARSVSAPAAVHAQAVTKKATDPDKLDRWIHKALKIMKAEGIPGSYEGLHRNIMRESGGDPDASNGWDVNAQNGTPSKGLLQVIKPTFDAYHVDGTKRDLTDPVANITAAANYAADKYGSIDNVDSAY, from the coding sequence ATCCGCAGGTTCTCGGTTGCCGGGCTGTGTGCCGCCGGAGCCGCAGCGGCGGCCGTCACGCTCGTCCCGTCCCCCGCGCAGGCGTCCGAGCCGGTCGCGCGCAGCGTGTCCGCACCGGCCGCCGTGCACGCGCAGGCGGTGACCAAGAAGGCCACCGACCCCGACAAGCTGGACCGCTGGATCCACAAGGCCCTCAAGATCATGAAGGCCGAGGGCATCCCGGGCAGCTACGAGGGCCTGCACCGCAACATCATGCGTGAGTCCGGCGGTGACCCCGACGCGTCCAACGGCTGGGACGTCAACGCCCAGAACGGCACGCCCTCCAAGGGTCTGCTGCAGGTGATCAAGCCGACCTTCGACGCCTACCACGTCGACGGCACCAAGCGGGACCTGACCGACCCGGTCGCCAACATCACCGCGGCGGCCAACTACGCCGCCGACAAGTACGGCTCGATCGACAACGTCGACTCGGCCTACTGA